The segment ACCAGGATATCATCCATAATTATTGGCAGGTGGCGCTTTTTTTCCGCCACATCCTGTAAATAACCCAGACGTAAAGAGAGATATAATTGTTCGGCTGTTCCCCGGCTTAACTGGTGAGGTTCTTTTACTTCGCCATTTTTTGTGCGCACAGTAATTTTATTTTCACCCAAGGGAGCAAAAATTTCTACATATTCCTGTCCGGTGATGGTCTGGAAAAACTGTCCGGCCTTTTTCAACACTTTTGGCTGCTGTTCCTGCTCAAATTTAAGCTTCCCCTGTTCCAGAAAATACATGGCCAATTTATATTTAGACCACTTTAGAACGCCCTCTTTGATCTGCTCCAACAAACCTTCTTCTTTTGCCTTTAACTGCAATACTTCATCAGAACCGGCTAATTTTTCCTGCTCATTTTTTAACCTGGCAAGGGCCTCAACTATCCCGCTCTCTTCATCATTCATGGCCTCTATTTCTCTTTTCAATTCCTCAAATTTAGCTGTCAATTCGTTTTTATCCTCATGCACAAAGGACTGCCCGACCTCTTCCCAGGTTTTCAGCCCAAGTCCCAATTTTAATTGCTGTCTGATTTGCTTAAGCTCCTGACCAAGCTTCTGCCTGTGAGCAAAAATTTTACCTCTTTGATTAAAGTCTTCTTCACTTCCGGCCTTTGCTTTTCTCAGCAACTCATCCTTTTCCTTCTTAAGTTCAACAATTTCGCCACTCACGAGCTGCATTTTCAACTCGAACCCCTTCAAGGACTCATTCAACTCCTGCCTAACTCCCTGATTATGTAAAGAAACTTCCAGTTCTTCCTGCCAGTTATCCACTAAAACAGAAATATTATCAGAAGCGTCGGCCTGATAGTCCTGCCCCAAATCCTGGGCAAGCCTTTTAACCTTTTGCTCAAAAAGTTGTTTGCTTTTGTATAGCTCTTTTTGTTCTACCTGCAATTTTTCCAGTTGACTCAAAACATCCCTGGCTTGAACCACCAAATTCAAAGCTTCCAATACGGTCTGGGGTTCTAAATCCTGGTCAAAACCACATCCGGCTAGCCATTTTCGCCATTCTCCTAAAATCCGGCCATGTTCATCGCGAGCATTGCTAGCCTGATGTGCCAACTTATCCCTGTTCTGTTCAAGATCCTCTTTGCGTTTTTGCTTGTCTTCAATTTGTGTCTGCAGGGCCAGACATCTATTTATAATTTGCTCATTTTGTTCCACCTGCACCCAAAAACCATCCAAAGCCCCAAGCAGGGCCTCCGTACCTTTTTCACAGGCTGACTTTAAACTGGAAATCTTCTTAGCCTGCGTCATAAACTCCTTGATTTCCTTTTCCAAATCAGCCTTTTCTTTAAATTTAACCTGTAAGTCGGCTAATTTCTCCCTGGCCCTGACTATTTTATCCATAGTGCGGGGGAAAAGATGAAGGGAAATAGGAGTTGAAAAGTTTAATTGTCTTAAAAATTTCGCCCAGCTATCATCAATGGCCTGCACTCTCTGCGTTTTCTCTTTCTGTTCTTTGCTCAAGGCATCTATTTTTTCTCTTATTTTCTCTGCTTGAAAGTCAAGCCTGTCCAGTTCTCTACTCAATATCCTTTTTTGCTCACACAAAACAAGCTGCTCTCCCAGGGCATAGTCTATTTCCTTTAACAAATCCGGACCGATTTCATTTTTAATATTTAACTTTTCTGCCAAAGCAGATATTTGAGGCTCTATTTCCGCAATTTTTTCATCTAGCTCTGCAATCTTCTCTTTTGCCAATTTAACGCGGTCCTGTCTTTTAAGTTTTTGCAATAATCTTGGTAACAGTATTCCCAGGCCCGGGACCAACAATATCCCAAAAGATACTACCAAGGCAGTATTTTTAAAAAATAAACCGAAAGATAGACCTATGCATCCCAGAATGGTGAGTATAAGTCCTGTTGAAAACAGCTTGTCTCTGCTTTCAGGAGAATCTACAAAAGTTTCCAACTCCTTCTTTTCGTTTTCAAGCACTTCTTTTCTTTCCAGCAACCTGCTTAATCTTGTTATTTTTTCCTTTTGCAATCTTATTTCTCTGTCAGACTGAACATTAACTTGAATTGCATCCAGTTCCTTCTGTTTGGTCTCAATATCTTCCTGGAGATGTTCCAAGCTTTGTCTTAACCAGCTCAAATTATTTTCAATACTTTTTAAATCATCCTGAATTTCTTCTCCTTTTTGAACAAACTCCTGCCATTTTTGTTCAACCTCACGGGAAACAGGAAAATTTTCCAGTTCATCTTCTGTCCAGGCAGGATCGATACTGACAAGAATATTTTTTAGTTCTTTTTTTTCGTTTTCTATCTGCTCTTTTTTTATCTTGAGATCACGTACACAAGCCTGGAATCTCTTAAAGCCCTGGACAAGTACTTTTACATCGTGTTCGGAACAATCCAGCCTGTTCTTTTCTAACTCTTTCAGGTTTTCATGCAGAAAACCTAATTCCCGTTCCAGCTGAAACAGTTCTTCCTTGTTTTCGCTTAGCTTCTGTTCAAATTTCCGGAGTTCATTTACTGCATTGGTTATTTTTTGATCATATTTACGACATCTGTCTTTGGTAAATAAAGAAAGATCAAAACTTTTTATTTTGTCTTTTGTCCATCCTGCTCCAAGAGTGGACAAAATTTCATCCAATTTTTGTTCTAAAGAAACCAGGCTCTGGTTAAGAACTGGTATTTTTTTCAAAGACTCCTGATAGGCATTTTTACCTTGAACCAAAGAGCGTATCTCAGTTTTATGACTTATTATATTTTTATGAACTACCAAACTGGCAGCTCTGAGTTCCGCTTCCTTTTTCTCCTGCAAATATTGCTGTAACCGCTCTTCCCGCTCTCTTAACTTCTCGTTTATATGAGCTAAAAGCTCCAGGCCATTTTCAGGAAAGTATTCTATCTCTGGCAGATCCTTGAGCTCATCTTCTATTTCCCTACTTTCAATCCATAAATCCCAATACTTAATTAGCCCTTCTATCCTGTTGTGCTCAAATCTCAACTGTTCCCGCCTTGCACGCAAATCAACCAAGGCTGTCTCCAGGTTGTCCAGCTCCTTTTTTATCTCCTCAAAACGCTCAAACTCCTTTTGCGCCTGGCGTAAATCTTTCTGGACCTGGTCCAGTTCTCTAAGCTTCTTATTGATAAATTGTTTTTGCCCTCTCGGTCTGAATAACTCATCGGCCACATTTTCCAGACTCTTTCTTAAGGCCAGAACATCAGTGATACCGGCACCCAGGCCAGCACCGTAAATAACTCCCTTGATCTGTTCGTTGTTCAAGCTCTGCAAAGTCTGAAGTTCGGTAAGGCTAAAGGCATAAATATTTTTATAAATTTCCTGGTTCACCCCGTAAAAAAGGGCTTGCAGGTCCTGGTGGCTTCCCTTTGTGCCATCAGAAAAGATAAGCTTGAGATCTCCGCCTTTGGGCCCATTATAGCGCTCGACAGTTATCCGGCTAAAATCCGGAGTTTCCAGGTCGATCCTTCCGCCATGCCTGCCTCCTTTAAGAGGAGGAAAAAGCGGGTTTTTTCGTCTACCTTCAAAACCAAATAAGATAGAACGAAAAAAGGCCAGCAACGTAGATTTGCCGGCCTCGTTATTACCCCAAAAAATATTTATTCCAGGCTTAATATCAGTTAATTTTTGGTCATGAAATATTCCAAAGCCATCAATATAGGCCTCTACAATCCGCACTTACTATTCTCCCACTTAGCCTATTAACAATTGTTTTAACGGGTACACCCGATGTTTGCGCTGGCACAAAATGCCGCCACTTGAAGTAAATTTTTTTTAATTAAAAAATCAATTGCTCTCACCCGTTCGCTTCGCTCACTAGAGGCGTATTCGGTATCTGCACCTGTCGGAAAAATGTCTAATACACTTTTTTAACCGCAGACCCACGCAGACTAACGCA is part of the Desulfovulcanus ferrireducens genome and harbors:
- a CDS encoding AAA family ATPase encodes the protein MRIVEAYIDGFGIFHDQKLTDIKPGINIFWGNNEAGKSTLLAFFRSILFGFEGRRKNPLFPPLKGGRHGGRIDLETPDFSRITVERYNGPKGGDLKLIFSDGTKGSHQDLQALFYGVNQEIYKNIYAFSLTELQTLQSLNNEQIKGVIYGAGLGAGITDVLALRKSLENVADELFRPRGQKQFINKKLRELDQVQKDLRQAQKEFERFEEIKKELDNLETALVDLRARREQLRFEHNRIEGLIKYWDLWIESREIEDELKDLPEIEYFPENGLELLAHINEKLREREERLQQYLQEKKEAELRAASLVVHKNIISHKTEIRSLVQGKNAYQESLKKIPVLNQSLVSLEQKLDEILSTLGAGWTKDKIKSFDLSLFTKDRCRKYDQKITNAVNELRKFEQKLSENKEELFQLERELGFLHENLKELEKNRLDCSEHDVKVLVQGFKRFQACVRDLKIKKEQIENEKKELKNILVSIDPAWTEDELENFPVSREVEQKWQEFVQKGEEIQDDLKSIENNLSWLRQSLEHLQEDIETKQKELDAIQVNVQSDREIRLQKEKITRLSRLLERKEVLENEKKELETFVDSPESRDKLFSTGLILTILGCIGLSFGLFFKNTALVVSFGILLVPGLGILLPRLLQKLKRQDRVKLAKEKIAELDEKIAEIEPQISALAEKLNIKNEIGPDLLKEIDYALGEQLVLCEQKRILSRELDRLDFQAEKIREKIDALSKEQKEKTQRVQAIDDSWAKFLRQLNFSTPISLHLFPRTMDKIVRAREKLADLQVKFKEKADLEKEIKEFMTQAKKISSLKSACEKGTEALLGALDGFWVQVEQNEQIINRCLALQTQIEDKQKRKEDLEQNRDKLAHQASNARDEHGRILGEWRKWLAGCGFDQDLEPQTVLEALNLVVQARDVLSQLEKLQVEQKELYKSKQLFEQKVKRLAQDLGQDYQADASDNISVLVDNWQEELEVSLHNQGVRQELNESLKGFELKMQLVSGEIVELKKEKDELLRKAKAGSEEDFNQRGKIFAHRQKLGQELKQIRQQLKLGLGLKTWEEVGQSFVHEDKNELTAKFEELKREIEAMNDEESGIVEALARLKNEQEKLAGSDEVLQLKAKEEGLLEQIKEGVLKWSKYKLAMYFLEQGKLKFEQEQQPKVLKKAGQFFQTITGQEYVEIFAPLGENKITVRTKNGEVKEPHQLSRGTAEQLYLSLRLGYLQDVAEKKRHLPIIMDDILVNFDPQRAVSSLQAILELSKSMQVFYFTCHPHVVEMIKKCDTDVSIFRLDGGRVLL